The genomic interval ACGCTGGGCACGCTGGCCGTCCTCGGTGTTGGCGGCGTTCTCGGCTCGCGGCGCGGCGTGACCTCCGCCCTGCTGCTGGCCCTGGCCGCCGCCGTGGGCCTGCCGGTGCTCCAGGGCTTCACGAGCGGCATCACGCCCTCCTTCGGCTACGTCATCGGCTACGCGCTGGTGGCGGCCGTCGCCGGGCGGGCCGTGCAGGCCACCTCCTGGCCTCGCCGCCTGGGCCTCATGGTCCTGGCCTCCGCGTTCGTGTACGTGCCGGGCCTGGCGTGGCTCGCCGTCGCCACCGGCGCCCCGCTGGGCACGGTCATCGGCATGGGGCTCACGCCCTTCATCATCGGCGACCTGCTCAAGTCGCTCCTGGCCTCGGCGCTGCCCGCCCGCCCCGCTCCCACGGCCTGACCGAGCGTGAGCCGAGACGAGCGCCCCCGTTGATGGTGCCTGGTGGCCTAGCCTGAGGCCCATGCCCGCCAGCTCCCCGGTCCTGTCCGTCTTCGACCTCGTTCCCATCAGCGCCGGGCGCACCGGCGACCAGGCACTGGCCGAGATGACCGGGCTCGCCCGCACCGCTGACGCCTGTGGCTACCACCGCTACTGGATCGCCGAGCACCACGGCTCCACCACCTACCTCGCGGCCGCCACGACCGTCCTCATGGGACAGGTCCTGGCGGCCACCGAGCGCATCGGCGTCGCCTCGGGCGGCATCATGCTGCCCAACCACTCGCCGCTCGTCGTGGCCGAGCAGA from Actinomyces respiraculi carries:
- a CDS encoding biotin transporter BioY, which produces MSLNKNLSISLSRLSAEGAAEASTSRLALVVREVLLVLAGTSVIALVGQLRVPLPFTPVPVTLGTLAVLGVGGVLGSRRGVTSALLLALAAAVGLPVLQGFTSGITPSFGYVIGYALVAAVAGRAVQATSWPRRLGLMVLASAFVYVPGLAWLAVATGAPLGTVIGMGLTPFIIGDLLKSLLASALPARPAPTA